One stretch of Oryzias latipes chromosome 7, ASM223467v1 DNA includes these proteins:
- the lgr6 gene encoding leucine-rich repeat-containing G-protein coupled receptor 6 precursor yields MLLRLLLLWAAGGLWGPSAVWGYGKIQDGEGPEAPSCPFHCHCEEDGIFLTVDCSEIGLSSVPSNLSPFTTYLDLSMNNISEIQPRAFHHLHLLSELRISGNQLRYISGQALQGLHNLRVLMLQNNQLERLPDDAPWDLPNLLSLRLDANLLSDVPSEAFEGVRSLRHLWLDDNSLTEIPVMALDSLPSLQAMTLALNQITHIPDYAFANLSALVVLHLHNNHIQSMGSRCFEGLQSLETLDLNYNDLQEFPVAVRTLSKLQELGFHNNNIKAIPERAFVGNPQLQTIHFYENPIQFVGKSAFQFLPKLHTLSLNGATQIQEFPDLKGTTSLEILTLTRAGLSALPLDLCEQLPRLRVLELSHNQIEDLPSFYHCSALQEIGLQHNKIRRIESSTFQQLTSLKALDLSWNVLESIHPDAFVSLHSLIKLDLSENRLSSVPVAGLGGLTHLKLRGNTFLYEAFGPDHFPHMRVIEMPYAYQCCVYASCDSYKPAGSWDTEQSNAHEDLQKRTVAVYQIHADAQYDPYLEDFQLEIEESKLQSSVQCTPTPGPFRPCDSLLGSWLVRIGMWSISLVSLLGNSLLLLSLFGSSGNLSPLHFTVACMGASNLLTGVCTCTLALMDAFTIGQFNHYGARWEGGLGCQATGWVWVFASEASVLLLTLAAVQCGVSVTCARFYGKSPSLGSVRTCAVFCLSLSLTLASLPLVGVGDYGSSPFCLPSPLPPPASRLPSSLGFPLTLIMINTFCLLLVISSYIRLYCELLRGECEGLWDCAMIKHVAWLIFTNSLLYVPVAFLSLCSLLGLLSLGEEVLKSVLLLLQPLPACLNPLLFLLFTRDHSHFFFWPRPKSRPQLRRDRTLDSLVSVETEKSSCSDSSARLSLTDADAMYSEGSSFQAGLDPIRFSHCSSSSSVALIPCQTPTLTGKERVEE; encoded by the exons ATGCTGCTCAGGCTTCTGCTTCTGTGGGCTGCTGGAGGACTTTGGGGGCCCAGCGCCGTATGGGGGTACGGAAAGATTCAGGACGGAGAGGGACCAGAGGCGCCTTCATGCCCATTTCACTGCCACTGCGAAGAAGATGGCATCTTCCTCACGGTGGACTGCTCTGAGATCGGACTGTCATCTGTACCAAGCAATCTCAGTCCTTTCACAACATACCT GGACCTGAGTATGAACAACATCAGTGAGATCCAGCCCAGAGCTTTTCACCACCTGCACCTGTTATCAGAGCT GCGAATCTCAGGGAATCAGCTGAGGTATATCTCAGGCCAAGCGCTCCAAGGTCTTCACAACCTCAGAGTTCT GATGCTCCAGAACAACCAGTTGGAGAGACTTCCTGATGATGCTCCATGGGATCTCCCCAACCTCCTGTCCTT GCGTCTTGATGCCAACCTGCTGTCTGATGTTCCCTCTGAGGCTTTTGAAGGCGTTCGCTCCCTGAGACACTTGTGGCTCGATGACAACTCCCTAACGGAGATCCCAGTGATGGCGCTGGACTCTCTGCCGTCTCTGCAGGCTATGACGCTGGCCCTCAACCAGATCACACACATCCCAGATTACGCATTTGCCAACCTTTCTGCTCTTGTTGTGct GCATCTGCATAACAACCACATTCAGAGTATGGGTTCAAGATGTTTTGAAGGTTTACAGAGCCTGGAAACACT GGATTTAAACTACAATGACTTGCAGGAGTTCCCTGTGGCCGTCAGGACACTGAGCAAACTTCAGGAACT gGGCTTCCACAACAACAATATCAAAGCCATCCCTGAAAGGGCTTTTGTGGGAAACCCTCAGCTCCAAACCAT tcatTTCTATGAGAACCCCATCCAGTTTGTGGGAAAATCCGCTTTCCAGTTCTTACCAAAATTGCACACACT TTCCCTGAATGGTGCAACCCAGATTCAAGAATTCCCTGATCTGAAAGGAACCACCAGCCTGGAAATTCT GACGCTGACTCGTGCTGGTCTCTCAGCTCTCCCTCTGGATCTATGTGAGCAGCTGCCTCGCCTCAGAGTCCT GGAGCTGTCTCACAACCAGATAGAGGATCTTCCCAGCTTTTACCACTGCTCAGCTCTGCAGGAGAT AGGACTGCAGCATAATAAGATCAGGAGGATAGAGTCAAGTACCTTTCAGCAGCTCACCTCTCTCAAAGCCCT ggATCTGAGCTGGAACGTGCTTGAATCGATCCACCCGGATGCCTTTGTCTCACTTCATTCTTTGATAAAATT GGACCTGTCCGAGAACCGTCTCAGCTCTGTGCCAGTTGCAGGTTTGGGGGGTCTCACTCATCTCAAGTTGagaggaaacacatttttgtatgAAGCATTTGGTCCTGATCACTTCCCCCACATGAG AGTGATTGAGATGCCTTACGCCTACCAGTGCTGTGTATATGCATCCTGTGATAGCTACAAGCCAGCGGGCTCATGGGACACGGAGCAGAGCAACGCTCACGAAGACCTACAGAAGAGGACTGTAGCCGTGTACCAAATCCACGCTGATGCTCAGT ACGATCCATACTTGGAGGATTTCCAGTTGGAAATTGAGGAATCTAAACTGCAGTCCAGTGTGCAGTGTACGCCCACACCTG GTCCCTTCCGCCCCTGTGACTCCCTTTTAGGCAGCTGGCTGGTCCGCATCGGCATGTGGTCCATCTCTCTGGTGTCTCTGTTGGGGAACTCCCTCCTGCTCCTGTCTCTTTTTGGATCCTCGGGAAACCTGTCACCACTTCACTTCACTGTGGCTTGCATGGGCGCTTCCAATCTGTTGACAGGCGTGTGTACATGCACCCTGGCCCTCATGGACGCTTTCACTATAGGACAATTTAACCACTATGGAGCGCGGTGGGAAGGGGGTCTGGGGTGTCAGGCGACAGGATGGGTTTGGGTGTTTGCCTCAGAGGCGAGCGTGTTGCTGTTGACGCTTGCGGCGGTGCAGTGTGGCGTGAGCGTGACCTGTGCTCGGTTCTATGGGAAATCCCCATCCCTTGGCAGTGTGCGCACATGTGCCGTTTTTTGCCTCTCTCTTTCCCTGACACTTGCTTCTCTCCCGCTAGTTGGAGTGGGAGACTATGGGTCCTCACCCTTCTGTCTCCCCTCACCCCTGCCTCCCCCTGCCTCCCGCCTTCCATCCTCTCTGGGTTTTCCTTTGACGCTCATTATGATAAACACTTTTTGCTTGCTATTAGTAATAAGTTCATACATTCGGCTATACTGTGAGTTACTAAGAGGTGAATGTGAGGGATTATGGGACTGTGCGATGATCAAACATGTCGCCTGGTTAATATTTACTAACAGCCTCCTCTACGTACCTGTGGCCTTCCTGTCTCTTTGTTCTCTTTTGGGTCTTCTCTCTTTGGGAGAGGAGGTTTTGAAATCAGTTCTTTTGCTTCTCCAACCTTTACCCGCGTGCCTCAaccctctcctcttcctccttttcaCGAGAGACCACTCTCACTTTTTCTTCTGGCCTCGCCCAAAATCACGTCCACAGCTGCGAAGAGACCGCACCCTGGACTCGCTGGTTTCTGTGGAGACAGAGAAGAGCTCCTGCTCCGATTCATCAGCCCGGCTGTCACTCACAGATGCTGATGCCATGTACAGTGAGGGCTCCTCTTTTCAGGCTGGACTTGATCCGATTCGATTTTCCCACTGCTCCTCCAGTTCGTCCGTCGCCCTCATTCCCTGTCAAACACCCACTCTCACTGGTAAGGAGAGGGTCGAAGAATGA
- the ube2t gene encoding ubiquitin-conjugating enzyme E2 T — translation MQRASRLKRELQMLSTEPPPGITCWQNDEQIDDLRAQIVGGSGTPYEGGLFSLEIKVPERYPFEPPNIRFLTPIYHPNIDNSGRICHDALKLPPKGAWRPSLNISTVLTSIQLLMAEPNPDDPLMADISSEFKYNKHMFLEKARKVTQEHAVQKTSGVVEQNKENALVPNPSSRKRDLQNAAGDPPKRTCT, via the exons ATGCAGAGAGCTTCTCGTTTAAAGCGCGAACTTCAGATGCTGAGCACCGAGCCTCCTCCTGGGATAACATGCTGGCAAAACGACGAGCAGATTGATGACCTCCGTGCAC aAATCGTGGGTGGATCAGGGACTCCATATGAAGGTGGACTCTTCTCTTTGGAGATcaaagttccagaaag GTATCCATTTGAGCCTCCAAATATAAGATTCTTGACGCCAATTTACCACCCGAACATAGATAACTCGGGGCGCATCTGTCATGATGCTCTCAAACTTCCCCCAAAG GGCGCCTGGAGACCTTCTTTGAACATTTCTACGGTTCTCACCTCCATTCAGCTGCTTATGGCTGAGCCCAATCCAGATGACCCATTAATGGCTGACATA tcatcagAGTTCAAATACAACAAACACATGTTTCTGGAGAAGGCCAGGAAGGTCACACAGGAACATGCTGTTCAGAAAACCTCT GGAGTTGTGGAGCAAAACAAGGAAAACGCACTGGTTCCAAACCCATCATCCCGAAAGAGAGACTTGCAGAATGCAGCAGGAGATCCACCTAAGAGAACTTGCACatag